In the Quercus lobata isolate SW786 chromosome 5, ValleyOak3.0 Primary Assembly, whole genome shotgun sequence genome, one interval contains:
- the LOC115991727 gene encoding phosphatidylinositol/phosphatidylcholine transfer protein SFH2-like isoform X1, producing the protein MGIASQEVIRQLQALIDQVEEPLKKSYQNVHQGYPTENLARFLKAREWNVPKAHKMLLDSLNWRVQNEIDNILAKPIGPTELYRAVRDSQLIGLSGYSKEGLPVFAIGVGLSTFDKASVHYYVQSHIQINEYRDRVILPSASKKYGRPITTCVKVLDMTGLKLSALSQIKLLTIISTIDDLNYPEKTNTYYIVNVPYIFTACWKVVKPLLQERTRKKVQVLPGCGRDELLKIMDYASLPHFCRNEGSGSSRHSENGYENCYSLDHHFHQQLYNYIKQQASKREPVAPIKHGSFHVDLPEPVAEGTEIAKTIESELHKFGNGNGISGSLNGLKINND; encoded by the exons atggGTATTGCTTCTCAGGAAGTGATCAGGCAGTTGCAAGCACTAATAGATCAAG TTGAGGAGCCATTGAAGAAATCATATCAG AATGTTCATCAAGGGTATCCAACTGAAAATCTAGCACGTTTCCTAAAAGCAAGGGAGTGGAATGTTCCCAAAGCCCACAAAATG TTGTTGGACAGTTTAAACTGGAGGGTACAGAATGAGATTGACAACATCTTAGCA AAACCCATAGGCCCTACTGAGCTGTACAGAGCAGTGCGTGATTCACAGCTTATAGGACTGTCAGGTTACTCAAAAGAG GGACTGCCTGTCTTTGCAATTGGTGTTGGGCTCAGCACGTTTGACAAAGCATCT gTACACTACTATGTGCAGTCACACATTCAAATCAATGAATATCGGGACCGTGTAATTTTG CCTTCTGCATCTAAAAAATATGGGCGGCCTATTACCACTTGTGTAAAAGTTTTGGACATGACTGGCCTAAAGCTTTCAGCACTGAGTCAGATTAAG TTATTGACAATTATATCGACTATTGATGACTTGAACTACCCAGAGAAGACAAATACATATTACATTGTAAATGTTCCGTATATATTTACAGCATGTTGGAAG GTTGTCAAGCCACTTTTGCAAGAAAGGACAAGGAAAAAAGTTCAGGTCTTGCCAGGTTGTGGACGAGATGAGCTCTTGAAG ATAATGGATTATGCTTCTCTCCCACATTTCTGTAGAAATGAAGGCTCTGGATCATCTCGGCATTCAGAGAATGGATATGAAAATTGCTATTCCTTGGACCATCACTTCCATCAACAGCTCTACAACTACATAAAGCAGCAAGCTTCAAAACGTGAACCTGTTGCGCCCATAAAACATGGTTCCTTTCACGTGGATCTGCCTGAACCTGTTGCAGAAGGAACGGAGATTGCTAAAACCATAGAATCTGAGTTACACAAGTTTGGGAATGGGAACGGGATATCTGGCTCGCTAAATGGGCTCAAGATTAACAATGATTGA
- the LOC115991727 gene encoding SEC14-like protein 4 isoform X2 encodes MLLDSLNWRVQNEIDNILAKPIGPTELYRAVRDSQLIGLSGYSKEGLPVFAIGVGLSTFDKASVHYYVQSHIQINEYRDRVILPSASKKYGRPITTCVKVLDMTGLKLSALSQIKLLTIISTIDDLNYPEKTNTYYIVNVPYIFTACWKVVKPLLQERTRKKVQVLPGCGRDELLKIMDYASLPHFCRNEGSGSSRHSENGYENCYSLDHHFHQQLYNYIKQQASKREPVAPIKHGSFHVDLPEPVAEGTEIAKTIESELHKFGNGNGISGSLNGLKINND; translated from the exons ATG TTGTTGGACAGTTTAAACTGGAGGGTACAGAATGAGATTGACAACATCTTAGCA AAACCCATAGGCCCTACTGAGCTGTACAGAGCAGTGCGTGATTCACAGCTTATAGGACTGTCAGGTTACTCAAAAGAG GGACTGCCTGTCTTTGCAATTGGTGTTGGGCTCAGCACGTTTGACAAAGCATCT gTACACTACTATGTGCAGTCACACATTCAAATCAATGAATATCGGGACCGTGTAATTTTG CCTTCTGCATCTAAAAAATATGGGCGGCCTATTACCACTTGTGTAAAAGTTTTGGACATGACTGGCCTAAAGCTTTCAGCACTGAGTCAGATTAAG TTATTGACAATTATATCGACTATTGATGACTTGAACTACCCAGAGAAGACAAATACATATTACATTGTAAATGTTCCGTATATATTTACAGCATGTTGGAAG GTTGTCAAGCCACTTTTGCAAGAAAGGACAAGGAAAAAAGTTCAGGTCTTGCCAGGTTGTGGACGAGATGAGCTCTTGAAG ATAATGGATTATGCTTCTCTCCCACATTTCTGTAGAAATGAAGGCTCTGGATCATCTCGGCATTCAGAGAATGGATATGAAAATTGCTATTCCTTGGACCATCACTTCCATCAACAGCTCTACAACTACATAAAGCAGCAAGCTTCAAAACGTGAACCTGTTGCGCCCATAAAACATGGTTCCTTTCACGTGGATCTGCCTGAACCTGTTGCAGAAGGAACGGAGATTGCTAAAACCATAGAATCTGAGTTACACAAGTTTGGGAATGGGAACGGGATATCTGGCTCGCTAAATGGGCTCAAGATTAACAATGATTGA
- the LOC115992403 gene encoding WEB family protein At1g12150-like produces the protein MVNIRMKDRQKVPLDSSRTEVGEIDTRAPFQSVKAAVSLFGEVAVSRDKSAVRKSKLSSENVLDKETQLLLAQNELNEIKQHLVKTQCTKTRALTELEKAKRTGQDLTTKLKSVNESKQSAIEAAEAVKNKSKNLEVEKSRNAIGCEAWKQELDYARKEYTTIVTELDSAKQELNKIRQDFDAALEAKLAAFQQGAEAKRSVNINTKKARELSKEIAAMQSSIQHLKHATPHAQQEHSKIVAEKDACIESFKSAKREVEKKVLSLKKEVNPESDRNLEAKFAETSAEIEVLQEEMKKAHASEMDSVRVVTSELNESTKTLQKLAEEESSLRKSVSSLRLELEDVKKEQAELKEKEVAEESLAAKLNTEVQNSKAVAELKLQQLLSEAENAEREAEEMKRNANKLRQEAEAATIASEEAEKILELALREAEEAKAAEKRALDEMRILSEKKNTLHSLNSDSAPTIKLSLKRFDSLSRKAQESINLAEKQELAAMAQLEAINASKNEADRKLEANLKEIDEMKTATKIALTKAEMAESAKTMVEGELRRWRQQEKIGSSEASSSFKEDSGRLSGSTPLLL, from the exons ATGGTCAATATCCGCATGAAAGATCGCCAAAAGGTTCCTCTAGATTCTTCGAGGACGGAGGTGGGAGAGATCGACACCAGGGCACCTTTCCAATCTGTCAAAGCTGCTGTTAGTCTATTTGGTGAAGTAGCTGTCTCTAGGGACAAATCTGCCGTCAGGAAGTCAAAACTTTCTTCAGAG AATGTACTGGACAAGGAGACACAACTTCTATTGGCCCAGAATGAACTAAACGAGATTAAGCAACATCTGGTGAAGACACAATGTACAAAAACTCGGGCACTTACAGAGCTTGAAAAGGCTAAGAGAACAGGGCAAGATTTGACCACCAAGCTCAAATCTGTAAATGAGTCCAAGCAATCAGCAATTGAAGCTGCAGAAGCTGTGAAGAATAAATCCAAGAACCTTGAAGTGGAAAAATCAAGAAATGCCATTGGATGTGAAGCTTGGAAACAAGAACTGGATTATGCAAGAAAGGAGTACACAACCATTGTTACTGAACTTGATTCTGCAAAGCAAGAGCTCAACAAAATTCGGCAGGATTTTGATGCTGCCTTAGAAGCAAAATTGGCTGCATTCCAACAAGGAGCAGAAGCTAAGCGTTCTGTAAACATTAACACAAAAAAGGCTAGGGAGCTTTCAAAGGAAATTGCAGCAATGCAATCATCAATTCAACATCTAAAGCATGCCACCCCACACGCCCAACAAGAACACTCAAAGATTGTGGCAGAAAAGGATGCCTGCATAGAATCATTCAAATCTGCCAAGAGAGAAGTAGAGAAAAAAGTGTTGTCCTTGAAAAAAGAGGTTAATCCTGAATCAGATAGAAATTTAGAGGCTAAGTTTGCAGAAACAAGTGCAGAGATTGAAGTCCTGCaagaggagatgaagaaggcaCATGCTTCTGAAATGGATAGTGTGAGAGTTGTAACCTCAGAGCTCAACGAATCCACAAAGACACTGCAGAAACTTGCTGAAGAAGAAAGCTCTCTTCGAAAATCAGTGAGTTCCCTTCGGCTGGAACTGGAGGATGTGAAGAAAGAGCAGGctgaattgaaggagaaggaagtgGCAGAAGAATCCTTAGCTGCTAAACTGAATACTGAAGTACAGAATAGCAAGGCAGTGGCAGAACTGAAACTCCAGCAGCTATTATCAGAAGCTGAAAATGCTGAACGGGAAGCAGAAGAGATGAAGAGAAATGCTAATAAGCTGAGGCAAGAAGCTGAAGCCGCCACAATTGCATCAGAGGAAGCAGAGAAAATACTAGAACTCGCCTTGAGAGAGGCTGAGGAAGCAAAGGCAGCTGAAAAGAGAGCCCTTGATGAGATGAGGATTTTATCTGAGAAAAAGAATACTCTTCACTCTTTGAACTCAGATTCTGCTCCCACGATCAAGTTGTCATTGAAGCGGTTTGACTCCTTGAGTAGGAAAGCCCAGGAGTCAATAAATTTGGCTGAAAAGCAAGAGCTAGCTGCCATGGCTCAGTTAGAAGCAATCAATGCAAGTAAAAATGAAGCAGATAGAAAGTTGGAGGCcaatttgaaagaaattgatgAAATGAAGACAGCAACCAAGATAGCTCTGACAAAAGCAGAGATGGCAGAATCAGCAAAAACAATGGTCGAGGGTGAACTACGGAGGTGGCGACAACAAGAAAAAATTGGGAGTTCtgaagcttcttcttcttttaaagaGGATTCAGGGAGGTTGTCAGGGTCAACCCCCCTACTGCTTTAG